One genomic segment of Caldimonas brevitalea includes these proteins:
- a CDS encoding L,D-transpeptidase family protein, giving the protein MSRWRNSAAVVLLALVSLAPAGAADPSAVRPMPGATGATDALSAAIVARLHAGAFEAPASRAEQQELQRLYPPGRNAARWLDAGGRPGPQAQAALALLTTADREGLVPADYHAEALAQSAARLAGAGGPAPDEAAAWELGLSLGVLRYLRHLHVGRVDPSAVRFRLPVRDHHHDFAALLDEALQGHRLTALVTGLTPPFGQYRALREELARYRGLAASPPPAALQTVPALAAGQRHAVVPALRERLRMLGDLPAHEAVDPQSDHYDAPLAEAVRRFQLRHGLGVDGVLGRSTQETLNVPLARRVRQIELAMERLRWLPHPDGRPFIAINIPMFRLWAWSAGGPDAEPALNMRVVVGRALDTQTPVFTEEMRYLVFRPYWNVPSSIVRQEILPALERDPGYLDRHEMELVAGASDDAPAVAATPAHLALLRQGGLRLRQRPGPRNALGAVKFIFPNAHNVYLHGTPALSWFERSRRDASHGCVRLEDPLALAQWVLRDQPQWTRERIEAAAAGKASLRVDLPQPLRVMLFYVTAAVVPGEGVVHFVADVYGHDRRLEALLARPPAR; this is encoded by the coding sequence GTGAGCCGCTGGCGGAACAGCGCCGCGGTCGTCCTCCTGGCGCTGGTGTCGCTGGCGCCCGCGGGCGCCGCCGACCCATCGGCCGTCCGCCCCATGCCCGGCGCGACCGGCGCCACTGACGCGCTGTCCGCGGCGATCGTCGCGCGGCTGCATGCCGGCGCCTTCGAGGCGCCTGCGAGCCGGGCCGAGCAGCAGGAATTGCAGCGCCTTTACCCACCCGGCCGCAACGCCGCACGCTGGCTGGATGCCGGCGGGCGGCCCGGCCCCCAGGCACAAGCAGCCCTGGCGCTGCTGACCACGGCCGACCGTGAGGGCTTGGTGCCCGCCGACTACCACGCCGAGGCCCTCGCACAAAGCGCCGCACGGCTTGCCGGCGCGGGCGGGCCGGCACCGGACGAAGCCGCCGCCTGGGAACTGGGCCTGAGCCTGGGCGTGTTGCGCTACCTGCGCCATCTCCACGTCGGGCGGGTGGACCCGTCCGCGGTGCGCTTTCGCCTGCCGGTGCGCGACCACCACCACGATTTCGCCGCGCTGCTGGACGAGGCCCTGCAGGGGCACCGGCTGACGGCACTCGTCACCGGCCTGACCCCGCCGTTCGGCCAATACCGCGCGCTGCGCGAAGAGCTGGCCCGGTACCGAGGGCTGGCCGCGTCACCGCCGCCGGCCGCTTTGCAGACCGTGCCCGCCCTGGCGGCAGGGCAGCGGCATGCCGTCGTGCCGGCGCTGCGCGAACGCCTGCGCATGCTGGGCGACCTGCCCGCGCACGAGGCGGTCGACCCGCAGTCGGACCACTACGACGCCCCGCTCGCCGAGGCGGTGCGGCGCTTCCAGTTGCGCCACGGCCTGGGTGTGGATGGCGTGCTCGGCCGGTCCACCCAGGAAACGTTGAACGTGCCGCTGGCACGACGCGTGCGCCAGATCGAGTTGGCGATGGAGCGTTTGCGCTGGTTGCCGCACCCCGACGGCCGCCCCTTCATCGCCATCAACATTCCGATGTTCCGCCTGTGGGCCTGGTCGGCCGGCGGACCCGATGCCGAGCCGGCGCTGAACATGCGGGTGGTGGTCGGGCGTGCGCTCGACACCCAGACGCCCGTGTTCACCGAAGAGATGCGCTACCTCGTCTTCAGGCCCTACTGGAACGTGCCGTCCTCGATCGTGCGGCAGGAGATCCTGCCGGCTCTCGAGCGCGACCCGGGCTACCTGGACCGGCACGAGATGGAGCTGGTCGCGGGTGCCAGCGACGACGCGCCCGCGGTGGCCGCCACGCCGGCCCATCTCGCGCTGCTGCGCCAGGGTGGGTTGCGGCTGCGGCAACGCCCCGGGCCGCGCAACGCCCTCGGCGCGGTGAAGTTCATCTTCCCCAACGCCCACAACGTCTACCTGCACGGCACCCCTGCCTTGTCCTGGTTCGAGCGCAGCCGTCGCGATGCCAGCCACGGTTGCGTGCGTCTGGAGGACCCGCTGGCGCTGGCGCAGTGGGTGTTGAGGGACCAGCCGCAGTGGACCCGCGAGCGCATCGAGGCTGCCGCCGCCGGCAAGGCCTCACTGCGGGTCGACCTGCCGCAACCGCTGCGCGTGATGTTGTTCTACGTGACCGCGGCCGTGGTGCCGGGTGAAGGTGTGGTCCACTTCGTTGCCGACGTGTACGGTCACGACCGGCGACTCGAAGCGCTGTTGGCGCGGCCGCCGGCACGCTGA